Genomic segment of Scomber scombrus chromosome 18, fScoSco1.1, whole genome shotgun sequence:
TCCAGTCACTTCCAGCAACTTGCAGCCACCTCCAACTGCATTTTCTGGGTGACACCTGAGGGCTGAAACTCCACCTCCACATACAGCCTCTGTCAGCAACTGGCATGTTCTAGTAGACAGCTGTAACCCAAACCTGACAGTAACCTGCAGCTCTACCTGCAGGTTCTGGTAGATGGCTCTGACTCGAACCTCTGCCTCCATCTACAGCCTCTGCCAGCAACTTGTAGCTGCCACCTAAACATGCAGGTTATGGCAGATTTCAGTGATCCACACCTCTATCTCCACCTACAGCCTTCATGCAGCCACCTAGCCAGTAAAGAGACAGTGGCAGAGTGAAACTCTCCCACTAAGTAAAGCTTCTGCAAGTAACCTGTAGCCACTATCTCAACCTGCAGGTTCTGGTCTTTTCCTCAAAACTTGCCTGGTCAGAATGAGCTAATTTCTCAATTCCTAGAGAGAACAGTGCCTGTCGCCTAAATCGTCCCCATGTGAAgaacaaacatacagacagacagaaagagatttCTTGCTTCATAATTAGAATGCAGTTATCTGGGAAGATGCACCATCTAGGCAAAATGTTAAGTGAAAAGGTAAAAGCCTTGAGGCATTATGTGTCATTTAACTAACCTTGACGTCCTAAGATTTACTATAATCTCTAAtcattaaatgtataaataaagtaaacattgtATGCCCTTGTTTTCCTCATCTCTCGTAGCaacagtgacaaaccaaaaagaacaaaaaataattatacttttttaaattaacaaaaacatattcagaATTTCTAAAGCAATTTTCTTTCTGGCGTTGAAACTGCTTTCAAAGCTTCAtctagtaaaataaaatgttgataaaaatgAATACGTTTTTAGAGAATTTAGATATTGGTGGGACTTAGACTCATTTTCTGAATTCCTCTGCTTATCCATTTTTGCAGCGTTGAACTACAATACCCATCATGCAATCCGCGCCAGCGCACATGAACTTCCGGGGAACAGGGTTAAAAGCAAGCTGAATTGTTATGTTTTTGCGGTCTTCTCCAACTTGAGCTGGTTTCATTCAACAAGTCTCtgagtgtgtatatattatgtatCTTTATACTTGCTAGTAGCATTAGCACTACTAATGGACGCTCTGCACAGACACCGTTCACTTTATAAAGGGACGACTCCACCATGGAAAGAAAAATACCGAAAGGTGCCAAATGAAACGTTAACTCATCAGTTAGCTACTTAGCATGTCAGGACGCCGCTCATTGCTTTTTATTGTGGTTTTAATGTCACTGTTCTTGTTTCTCTCCTGTCTTCCACAGCGATGCGTCAGCAGGCTGAAAAACAGCCGATCCAAGCTGCTGGAGAGGTACCGAGAGATGGGAGAGAGCACGCAGCGCTGCGGCTCCGGGGCCTCCATTATAGTccaggaggtgatggaggaggaatgGACCGCGCTGCAGTCAGAACACCGGTCACTGCCTTCACTGTGGGGGCCAGAAGGCATGGCAGAGGTCGGCCTCTCTTCCCGTCTGTCCGTGGCTCTCGCTCCCAAACTCTCCatatctttttcttctcttccttgctctccttacttcctcctctcagtctctttctgtctttctctgcctctcttcatGTGTTACTGTCACCCAGGAAGTCAGGTGTCTGGTCCCTGATAGAGCCACCTTTACCTTCAAATTGTATTATACATATAAGAAAAACTTATAAATACtcaaaataaatatctttgCATGTGAAACCAGCAAAAAGATCTACACTGTAATGTTGAGCTGCCTTTTAAAGAGCTTAACtgtctggtttttttttttttttagaagaccTACAACAATGAACATTTGAGTGTGTTGAGTGATAAAGTGGAGGTCTGCTTTCGTTTAAACAGATGTTCAGTGTCATGAAGGAGTATGATGAGCTGGCCGTGCTCGAGGAAATCCAACAAGAGCTAATGTCTCAAGGTAACACATATCTCTGAGAttgcatatttaaaacaaatgtctactgaaataaatagaaatgCCTATTATATCACACTTCCATATATGACATAGAGTGGTAGTTTCAGAAAGACATACCTGCtcatatgtgtatgtttttttttcccttcagaaATGTCTATAATTGAAGAGTACGAGAAAAACCTGCTGTTTGAGCAGCAGTACATATCGTCTGTTGTGGAAGGGATGGAAGAGATGCATATCATTTGCCCCATATGTCACATGTGAGTCAACAAATGACTGTTAGAACATATGACATTGATATCTACTTACTGgtaacatgttttaaaaccaGTTTCAGTCATTTCCTTATGTTCCTCAAGTTGTAGAGGCCAATATATGAAATTCTTCTTGTGTCTCTTGCAGGAACAATTTGAATATCAACAGCTATTTCATCTCCTGCCCCTGTGGACTGTACATTAACACTAAGGTTTGTTAGTTAAAATGAgagcttttatttaaaaatcatagGCATCATATAAACCTCAGCCAAAGTTATGAGAaggttgtgttttcttcttcagtttctTCATTATCAAAGTGATCTAGTGATAGTTGTCTGAGCATAATGAGTCCAGAATAGCTTATTCGACTTAGTGTTATAATGTTCCAAAACTTGGAGCAGGATTATCACCCAAACAGGAGTAAGACAAACATgctttttatattcttatatcTCTGAAACACTGACACTCTTCTCCATAAAttcatacaatttaaaatgttttcatgaaaATTGTCCTGGAACATGTTTTGTCCAACtattatgaaaatgtatggattttttttaaacaaagtatGGCATGCCAGGTTAAGACATGTCATTATTCTATCAAAAGCCTTTAAGTAAAGGAAGAGAAGACCAAGCGTGAAAGTTTAGGGTTTAACTGAGTGAGGGTTTTGGCAGAAATGGTGTAATACATATGACTTGTGTTTTAGAATCAGAACATCACACCCGACGTCCTGCGGCATCTTCTAGAGTCCAGGGTGTCGGAGCACATGGAGGACTGTCTCCACAACCCCGTTTTCTCTGTAGCTGCCAACACAGACAGCTCTCCCAACCTGATGATAAGCTGCCAGGTACAGACGGGTCACTGtaaagtattttaaagaaaaaaaatgtgtttcaggtgTTGGAAACCTGAAATGCAGAAGTTCCTGTCACAGAGGATTTGTTTTCAGCGTAAAATGAATCTGTATGCTGCACAGTAATAATAGCATCAGTTGTGACATCTGCAAAGTTCAGCTGTTGTCTAATATGTGTTATTAGTCTTGACGCATCTCttcttgtttgttgttgtttactctGCTTTCAGGTTTGTGACTACCTGTCCGTCATCCTATGACACAGATGCTATGACAGACCTGACTCGAGCTTGGATTTTAAGTTTCTTTTATGTGTTGTTCATATGTTCTatcaataaagatatttttatatatttaatgtgtaaatgttgtgtttttcttgtacAGTTTGTTGCCTGCTCCTTAAATTCCatcatatagacacacacatcaaagaTCAAGTTACTTAAATGGAACTTGATggctttttttcttgaagtcTTCCCAAATGAGTCATTGACAGTAAGAAATAAGTAAAGGAGCtttgaaatgcaataaaataaaagaataaaacatgcacaataaaagcaaaaatacagGTGCTAAATGCAAATCATTGCACATACTAAATTCTTTCACTTATGTGTATttcattcctccttccctcttttctgaGCAGGCCTTGCTTTCATAACAGAAACAGCTGAAACTCAACATTAGTTGACACTTGCGACTGCTTTAGGGCTAATGTGTGAGGATCTGAAGCTGCAGATTGGAGTTTCACCTCTGTCCACCTTTTCCAAAGTATATCCTAATCATAGTAACCGCCTTGATGTACATATTCAATCAATATGGCTTGATATGAATGAATGCCATACATGTTTCATGCACCTTGGGTGAAATAAGGGATGCACTTCAACTTCACACAACTTAAGTTTGTCTGTGGGATAAAATTGTGTCACCAGCACATATTTAGAGGTACTTTTGCTTCATTTCATACTCGTGGCATTCATATATCACCATACACAAACCTGATTATAAAGTACAGCATAATAGGATCAACACAATGCTGAAGAACACATTGATAAGGAAAGCTCATCTGTAAAAATACTGCCTTGCAAGTTTTACACTAATTATATCAATGAAACATTGCTTCTGGCTTCTAAtagaataaacaaacataccATGTAACATTGTTATTGAACCAGGCAGTGAAGATTTAGTCGTTGTGATTAGTAACTTccctttaaataataaaaatgtttcagttttagaACTTCTTGCAGTACTCAGCACCGCCTGTTGGGGGCAGCAAAGTCCCGACGCTGTGAACGACCTGACCGGAAAACAAGCAGGCGGAGCCGGCGGAACGGAGTGGAGCGAGGCAGGCAGAGGAAAGATGGCAGCCGCGGCAGTGGCTGAGTTTCAGAGAGCACAGTCTCTTCTTGGGACAGACCGGAATGCCTCTATCGATATTTTACATTCAATAGGTAAGTAGAGTGGACACTGTGCGAACACTATAAAAGACACTAACGTTGCGCTCAGACGCTGCAGCACCCCAGTCAAACGTGGAGCGGTTGAGTTAGCCCGTTAGCTGCTAAGCTAAGTTAGCAGCTAAGCTAAGTTAGCTAACCCAGCAGTGGCCGTGTCTTTTTTCTCCGTGCTTGCACAGTGAGTCAGCAGCACTGGGCTAGCCTGGCTAGCAGAGCATACCGGCTCGCTTATCAGAGAAGCTAACATTAGGCTACTCCGGCTCATTCATTTTGACAGCAACTTGTGTGACAGGCGGCCGGTTAACGTTAGCAAAGACAGCGAGCGTTGTTAGCAACTATTCCTCGCCTTGTCAGATAATGACAGGCCGGCAGTGACATAAACGTGAAACTCACATACTTTGTCACAGCGCCTTGCTAATGCTTATGCACCGTGTGAAGCTGCCTGTAGACTATTAAACATTAGCTCTCTAGCTGTcatccttttttattgtttaatttgacAGCTCCAACATGTCACAGCCTGGCTAGCCGCTTGCTCACTTGCCATCATATCAGCTTGTCCGTGATACACCTTGACCTCATGAGACACAGCGTTTTCACTTGTTTTGTATATCGCGGTGATTCATGTCAATACGGGTCAGATTACATCAtcgttatatatatatatatatatatatatatatatatatgtgtgtgtgtgtgttgtagtgaAGCGGGACATCCAGGAGAGTGATGAGGAGGCGGTGCGTGTTAAAGAGCAGAGCATCCTGGAGCTGGGTGGGCTCCTGGCCAAGACGGGACAAGCTGCAGGTAACTGAGCAATGATGTCTCTaaacacttctcttttttttttgagtttgCATTCACATAAGAAAGATTGAATGATTCAACAGGGAGCACAAGTTTCAGTCAAGTCATGTGGGTGAAACTTCTGACTCAGGGTCCATTTTTTTGGAACTGTTCATTCACTTACTCACATCTAAGAATGGAGTTGGGTTTCGCTAGTAAGAGTTTATTTATGAAATAAGTTCAACGAAGCATCTCTTTCATTTTTGAGGTCACTTGATCCAGTCAGGCTGTTTTAACTGTGCGTACTCAGCAACTTTAAGCATCTCTCGGTGTCTGACACATCTAAATATTTACTGTTAAACTCAGCCTCCCTTCCTGCCCAAATGGCTCAGACTGCCACTGTTTGCACGCAACACATTTCACTTAAGCTCAATGTGTCAGTCAAACAAGTGGATAAAGGAATCCACTCGTTTTCCCTGCTGAGCCTCATTAGAGAGGGAGTTCTGCTTGACTTGATAACATGATGGCTTTAACATCTTGTTGGTTTGACACATGCACATGAGAGTAGAAATAGTGAAGGTTAggtaagtttttatttttccgatcatttacaaaataaattcacaagAATTTCCATGAATAATTTCTTATACAGATgttcatgcaaacaaaacaaaaagaagagaaatagatatagataggatatataaacaaaacaattaatatgTCATCATTCTTTCTTCATCCCTATCTGTTTCTCTTAcaaattatttattctttctcttttattctctttcattttctttgaccGAAAAAAAGGTGTAGACTGAAGCCTAAGCTTATTTTGTcaactctttttaaaaacatgaattcagtTTCTTCAAACAAAACTTACGTAAGTAGCATTGACTTTTAAACatgacaaagtaaaataaattaacaatttatttattttattttttcaaaggtTTTCATAACAAACTAAAAGCATAAATATCAGATACCTGATTTCAACAATTCACAAATCCCCATATTCACTTCTTACATAACTTtctaatgttttggttttaaataatttcttaaatgtaCCCATATGCATGCTGTATTTGCGCAAAATGCtctaaaatgaattattaataaaaatgcCTTGTAGTAATGTTACTGAAACCAGCAAGTTAAGACTggaatgttgtgtttaaaagaCTTTTTTCCTGCAAACAGTCACATTTGTGAGTTGCAGGCATTGATCCGACTATAACCcgaccgatatattggtcagctGATATTGACGTATCACAGATGTATCAGTATCGGTAATGTAATGTTCCCTCAactgtggttatcaaacacttgtgataaaGATGTTATTGAGGAATGCtattttacagtataaaatgacatcagtgcactgaaacagtaaaaacacagctgggaatttaatcattataattaactatgaattaaaaaaaacacagataaccacaacatacatatattaaacttgaattaagaaaaatgattaaatatacataaaatactgcCAATAtacttttttcaaataaaaacatcgACACATATCAGACAGCATATTGATtaataccaatatatctgtgataggccaatatcggctgactgatatatcggtcgggctctaaatatatacatacatgttttttttggttatatttgtttttgttatttatttagttagttatttataatgattaaattcccagtgaggttttactgttttggtgCACTGACGTCATTTTATCAAAAATGCTGTAGTTGTATAAAAcagtagaaaaagaagaaagaatgaCCTGTGTATAATTAACTGGTGTGATACAGGCCTGAGCTGTGTGGAAATCAATCCCGATTTGCTTTATAGTGCACTATTGTCCAAACTCTGAGTGTGAAATATATGCTCTGTATATTGATATCAAAAATTTTACAcagtaaagcagaaaaaagtaCACCACTTTTTGCTTAACAAgcattttatatatgtaaatattacaGCAGTGCAGCTGTCAGTGATGAATGAGgctaaatgatgatgattcagaATTGTCCAGAATCTCAGATTAAAGCTCACTGTAGAGTAAACTGTTGAGTTTCTGTCACATAGAtgagagtgaatgagtgaaggcTGCCTGCTGAGCTGCAGGCCTTCCTACCTTCTGCTGAATCACCAGATATCCACCTGTAATGTTCCACACTGAAATATGAAAGTGATGTATtgatttaaagatgtttttatttagtaaaaACTGTAGAAATGTCAGTGTGTTCTTTTCAGCCTGTGTTTAataaaaagagaacatttttgCATCCATCAGCCACTCTGGCAGATTTTTCTAAGCCGCTACCAAAAACTCCCAGCCGCTTTCCATTTATACTCCTGCGCCGCTTTGTTCTCTTCCTCCCACTCTCCTCTCAGAGCTTGGGGGTCTGCTGAAATATGTGCGGCCCTTCCTCAACTCCATCTCCAAGGCGAAAGCAGCCCGGCTGGTCCGCTCCCTGCTGGACTTGTTCCTGGACATGGAGGCCGCCACGGGTCAGGAGGTGGAGCTCTGCCTGGAGTGCATAGAGTGGGCCAAGGCGGAGAAGAGGACCTTCCTCAGACAGGCACTAGAGGTGAGACTTAGATGTCAACATGTGAGCGTCAAAATCTTCCAATTCTAACTATATGCATAACAAACTCTGCACCATTAGTTTGTGTATGAATATCATGCTGCTGCTTCAAAATGTCATCTAACCTGCAGAATGTGCTGTTGTTAAATAAGCAGATCAGTGTGACTTACCAGGCAGACTAATTGATGTACATTTGTTGTTTATGGGCAGACTGCTAAAAAATAACTAGTAGACTTTTTGACCCTGACCTGCTTGTTTTTGTCCTCCGTCCTCAGGCTCGTCTCATCTCACTGTATTTCGACACAAAGTGCTTCCAGGAGGCACTGCAACTTGGTGAGTGTTCAGTCGCTCTTTTTGAGCGGCTTAACAGTTGAACATTTGCAAAGCAGTTTTGCTACACCCATCAAGCTTTGCATTCTCCCGTAGCAGAGATGCAGTTGCACTTCATCCAGCCAATGGCCATTGATTTTGTTAGCTGAGACACTGACAGCTGCTGGAAGATTTTAGAATAAGTAAAtctagggatgctcgatattgacttttctgccgatatccgatattccgatattgtccaattcttaatttccgataccgatatcacacgataccgatatatgcaggctttttacaccaaaactattaggtaacaacataacatatctcctattgttgaattaacacattatgcctcattttattgtgatgccccactggatgcatgcataaatgcaacatggctttccaaatgtaaatactgtctgtgcaaaataagagcataacttcaacttaagttatggaaaaaagtgccaatatggcactgccatatttattatgctgctttgcagtcattgcaaattgcaaatttactatccgtaggacacacttggtccaaaccacagacatgagccccgtttctggaggcgggacctttataggaacgtcctctcactcggtcctctcagctgttgtgtttccagcTGCAGCTTTGTTCTCGCaagcgctgcatttatagtcacacaaacacacacgcgctgtcactgtagtgcgcgctcttgctcgttcactccagattccgggagaatacgtctaatTTCCGGGCGGGCGGCGGCACATCGCCGGTTTTCACTACATTTTGTATACTACATTTTCTTATGCTATAGTTTTAATGCAAAACTTTGTATGCCAAAtttttaaatgcaa
This window contains:
- the rpain gene encoding RPA-interacting protein — translated: MDALHRHRSLYKGTTPPWKEKYRKRCVSRLKNSRSKLLERYREMGESTQRCGSGASIIVQEVMEEEWTALQSEHRSLPSLWGPEGMAEMFSVMKEYDELAVLEEIQQELMSQEMSIIEEYEKNLLFEQQYISSVVEGMEEMHIICPICHMNNLNINSYFISCPCGLYINTKNQNITPDVLRHLLESRVSEHMEDCLHNPVFSVAANTDSSPNLMISCQVCDYLSVIL